A window from Symbiopectobacterium purcellii encodes these proteins:
- a CDS encoding amidohydrolase — translation MSTLTITLLQQPLVWLDGPANLSHFDAELETVRGSDLIVLPEMFTTGFAMNAAGKGLSKSVVETWLQEWAKETNALIGGSIAVSTPKGAVNRFVLVSPLGDVYHYDKRHLFRMANEHHHFEAGQGRLIIEWRGWWILPQICYDLRFPVWSRNRQDYDLALYVANWPAPRAHHWRTLLAARAIENQAYVAGCNRVGADGNDHSYQGDSQIINPLGEIVARAPENQSAHISAELSLEALQSYREAFPAWHDADRFTL, via the coding sequence ATGTCGACTTTAACTATCACGCTACTACAACAGCCCTTGGTATGGCTCGATGGGCCAGCCAACCTGAGCCATTTCGATGCCGAGTTGGAAACGGTGCGCGGCAGCGATCTTATCGTGTTGCCAGAAATGTTTACCACCGGATTCGCCATGAATGCCGCGGGCAAGGGGCTGTCAAAATCAGTGGTGGAAACCTGGCTGCAAGAATGGGCCAAAGAGACCAATGCGCTCATCGGCGGCAGCATTGCGGTTTCCACGCCCAAGGGCGCGGTAAACCGCTTTGTGCTGGTTTCACCGTTGGGCGACGTTTACCACTATGACAAACGCCACCTGTTTCGCATGGCCAACGAGCATCACCATTTTGAAGCCGGACAAGGGCGCCTGATTATCGAATGGCGTGGCTGGTGGATATTGCCGCAGATTTGCTATGACCTGCGTTTCCCGGTGTGGTCACGCAACCGCCAGGACTACGATCTGGCGCTGTACGTGGCGAACTGGCCCGCCCCGCGCGCGCACCATTGGCGTACGCTGCTCGCAGCACGCGCCATTGAAAATCAGGCCTATGTAGCTGGATGCAACCGTGTCGGCGCGGATGGCAACGATCACAGTTATCAGGGGGACAGTCAGATAATCAACCCGCTGGGTGAGATCGTCGCGCGAGCGCCGGAGAATCAGTCCGCGCACATCAGCGCAGAACTGTCTCTGGAAGCCCTGCAAAGCTACCGTGAAGCGTTTCCGGCATGGCATGACGCGGACAGGTTCACTCTGTAG
- the hpxK gene encoding allantoate amidohydrolase, with product MSSPWLSHFTAQSAAERVMWRCDTLAEISEDSDQLTRVYLSPQHLRANTCVGEWMREAGMQVWQDAVGNICGRYEGNLPDVPAVVLGSHLDTVRNAGRYDGMLGVLASIEVVRFLHQQQIRLPVALEIVGFGDEEGTRFGITLLGSRGLTGTWPESWLSCQDAQGISVSQALTQAGLCPEGIGRAARTPQSIAAYLEMHIEQGPCLEHDDAALGVVTAINGARRLNCVFQGTAGHAGTVPMTQRQDALAAAAQWMVAVEQLTQEQGAGLVATIGTLQCAPGAANVIPGEVRLTLDVRGPEEQALTTLLANLLSHGEQIVQARGCRFAAEEYYRIAPTRCDDGLQRLLREAVTQVQGRAPALPSGAGHDAIAIAERWPVGMLFVRCKGGISHHPDESITTADVGQALRAWLAVVLNFGENSDLRVGV from the coding sequence ATGAGTTCGCCGTGGTTATCGCACTTTACGGCGCAATCGGCTGCCGAGCGGGTCATGTGGCGCTGCGATACTTTGGCAGAGATCAGCGAAGACAGCGATCAGCTAACGCGGGTTTATCTGTCGCCACAGCATTTGCGCGCCAATACCTGCGTGGGTGAATGGATGCGGGAAGCGGGAATGCAGGTATGGCAGGATGCGGTCGGCAATATCTGTGGTCGCTATGAAGGCAATCTGCCCGATGTGCCTGCGGTAGTGTTAGGTTCGCACCTTGATACGGTGCGCAACGCCGGGCGCTACGATGGCATGCTGGGCGTTTTGGCGTCCATTGAAGTGGTGCGCTTTCTGCATCAGCAACAGATTCGCCTGCCAGTGGCGCTGGAAATTGTGGGATTTGGTGACGAAGAGGGCACGCGGTTTGGTATTACGCTGCTGGGCAGCCGAGGGCTGACCGGTACCTGGCCTGAAAGCTGGTTATCCTGTCAGGATGCGCAAGGTATAAGCGTGTCACAAGCGTTGACGCAGGCAGGATTATGCCCGGAAGGCATTGGGCGTGCGGCGCGCACGCCACAAAGCATCGCTGCCTATCTGGAAATGCATATTGAGCAAGGCCCTTGTCTGGAGCACGACGACGCCGCATTGGGCGTGGTGACAGCGATCAACGGTGCACGCCGGTTAAACTGTGTTTTTCAGGGAACGGCGGGTCACGCCGGTACGGTGCCGATGACGCAACGTCAGGATGCGTTGGCGGCAGCGGCACAATGGATGGTTGCGGTTGAACAACTGACACAAGAGCAGGGGGCCGGTTTGGTGGCAACCATCGGCACGTTGCAATGTGCGCCGGGGGCGGCGAATGTGATACCGGGCGAGGTCCGTTTAACACTGGACGTGCGCGGACCGGAGGAGCAGGCTCTGACCACGTTGCTGGCGAACTTATTGTCTCATGGCGAGCAGATTGTGCAGGCGCGCGGCTGCCGCTTTGCGGCTGAAGAGTATTACCGCATTGCGCCAACGCGCTGTGATGATGGATTACAGCGGTTGCTGCGTGAGGCGGTTACACAGGTGCAAGGGCGTGCTCCCGCTCTGCCGAGCGGTGCCGGTCATGATGCGATTGCGATAGCAGAGCGTTGGCCGGTCGGTATGCTGTTTGTGCGCTGCAAAGGGGGGATTAGCCACCACCCGGATGAGTCGATCACCACGGCGGATGTGGGGCAGGCGCTGCGCGCGTGGCTGGCGGTGGTGCTTAATTTTGGTGAAAATAGTGACTTGCGAGTCGGCGTTTAA
- a CDS encoding methylthioribulose 1-phosphate dehydratase: protein MSENPELAALVAACHWIGQKGWCPATGGNMSVRLDEDRCLISESGKDKGSLHQDDFLRVNIADNHVPSGRTPSAETGLHTLLYRRFASVGAVLHTHSVNATVLSRVEKSDALVLEGYEMQKSLQGQHTHLDRVAIPIFANDQDIPALAARVAAYADTQALRYGFLVRGHGLYCWGDDVAQARRHLEGLEFLFQCELQRRLLEAK, encoded by the coding sequence ATGAGTGAAAACCCAGAACTGGCGGCGTTAGTCGCGGCCTGTCATTGGATTGGGCAAAAAGGATGGTGTCCGGCAACCGGCGGTAATATGTCGGTGCGTCTGGATGAAGACCGTTGCCTGATCTCTGAATCCGGTAAGGACAAAGGCAGTTTGCATCAGGATGATTTTTTACGGGTGAATATTGCCGATAACCATGTCCCCAGCGGGCGCACGCCGTCGGCTGAAACCGGTTTGCACACCTTGCTCTATCGCCGCTTTGCGTCAGTCGGAGCCGTGTTGCATACCCATTCCGTGAACGCGACAGTGCTCTCCCGCGTCGAGAAAAGCGATGCGCTGGTGCTGGAAGGGTATGAGATGCAGAAATCTCTGCAAGGGCAACATACCCATCTTGACCGCGTTGCCATTCCCATTTTCGCCAACGATCAGGATATTCCCGCACTGGCAGCTCGCGTGGCGGCGTACGCCGATACTCAGGCGCTGCGCTACGGTTTTTTAGTGCGTGGTCATGGGCTTTACTGCTGGGGAGACGATGTTGCACAGGCGCGCCGTCATCTGGAAGGGCTCGAGTTTCTGTTTCAGTGTGAACTGCAACGACGTCTGCTGGAGGCTAAATGA
- a CDS encoding amino acid ABC transporter permease: MTYQLNFAALWPYWPELLAGLWVTVQLTAMATFGGIAIGICGAALRSGRPSLPSRLWGLYVELIRNTPFVVQLFFIVFGLPTLGWKLTAGEAALLAMLINLGAYSTEIIRAGIQVTPKGQWEAARVLGLTRMQTFVRVILPPAMQRIYPALVSQCIIVMLGSSVVSQVSYEELTFAANLIQSRTFLSFEVYLVTTLFYLVLSLLMRQLLMMAGRRLLGRTHG; the protein is encoded by the coding sequence ATGACCTATCAACTGAATTTTGCCGCGCTGTGGCCTTATTGGCCCGAACTGCTCGCGGGGCTGTGGGTGACGGTCCAGTTGACGGCCATGGCGACCTTTGGCGGTATTGCCATCGGCATCTGTGGCGCGGCATTACGCAGTGGCCGCCCCTCGCTGCCAAGCCGCCTGTGGGGGCTGTACGTTGAACTGATCCGCAATACGCCGTTTGTTGTGCAGCTGTTTTTCATTGTTTTTGGCCTGCCAACGCTCGGCTGGAAACTGACGGCGGGTGAAGCCGCGCTGCTGGCGATGCTGATTAACCTCGGGGCCTACAGCACGGAAATTATCCGTGCGGGCATTCAGGTTACGCCGAAAGGGCAGTGGGAAGCCGCGCGCGTGCTGGGGCTGACGCGCATGCAAACCTTTGTGCGCGTTATTTTGCCACCGGCCATGCAGCGCATTTATCCGGCGCTGGTGAGCCAGTGCATTATCGTGATGCTCGGCTCCTCCGTGGTGTCGCAGGTCTCTTATGAAGAGCTAACCTTTGCCGCCAACCTGATTCAATCGCGCACCTTTCTCAGCTTTGAGGTGTATCTGGTCACCACGCTGTTTTATCTGGTGCTGTCGTTGTTGATGCGACAACTGCTGATGATGGCGGGCCGTCGTTTACTCGGGAGAACGCACGGGTGA
- a CDS encoding amino acid ABC transporter ATP-binding protein yields MPLITINQVQKYYGQNHVLKGVDLDIDMGEVVSIIGRSGSGKSTLLRCINGLEGYQEGSIKLGGVTVTNRDSQAREISRSVGIVFQNFNLFPHMSALENVMLAPRLVLKKSEAECRALGEQMLAKVGLSERLHYSPANLSGGQQQRVAIARALAMNPKVLLCDEITSALDPELVGEVLKVLEQLAAEGMTLILVTHEMNFAREVGDRVVFMHEGTVWEQGDSRALFANPQTPELKQFIASVRGLTEA; encoded by the coding sequence ATGCCGCTCATCACCATTAATCAGGTGCAGAAATACTACGGCCAGAATCACGTCCTGAAAGGCGTCGATCTGGATATCGATATGGGCGAGGTCGTTTCCATTATCGGGCGCAGCGGCTCGGGAAAAAGCACGCTGTTGCGCTGCATTAACGGCCTGGAAGGCTATCAGGAAGGCAGCATTAAACTCGGTGGCGTAACCGTGACCAATCGCGATTCACAAGCGCGTGAAATCAGCCGTTCCGTGGGCATTGTGTTTCAGAACTTTAACCTGTTCCCGCACATGAGCGCGCTGGAAAACGTGATGCTGGCCCCCCGTTTGGTACTGAAAAAAAGCGAAGCGGAGTGCCGTGCTTTGGGGGAGCAGATGCTGGCGAAAGTCGGGTTGAGTGAACGCCTGCACTACTCACCGGCCAACCTGTCTGGCGGCCAGCAGCAGCGCGTGGCGATTGCCCGCGCGCTGGCGATGAACCCCAAAGTGCTGCTGTGCGATGAAATCACCTCTGCGCTCGATCCTGAACTGGTGGGCGAAGTGCTGAAGGTGCTGGAGCAACTGGCAGCAGAAGGCATGACGCTGATTTTGGTCACACACGAAATGAACTTTGCCCGGGAAGTGGGCGATCGGGTGGTGTTTATGCATGAAGGCACCGTGTGGGAACAAGGCGACAGCCGCGCGCTGTTCGCGAACCCACAGACCCCCGAACTCAAACAATTTATTGCGTCGGTGCGTGGTTTGACGGAGGCCTGA
- the hpxX gene encoding oxalurate catabolism protein HpxX produces MTSHTPETLSAYLQQMETLLNLPLPPERHDAVLLQLQRIAEMAQPLMDYPLEMREEIAGVYQL; encoded by the coding sequence ATGACCTCTCATACCCCTGAAACCCTAAGCGCGTATCTGCAACAGATGGAAACCCTGCTGAATCTGCCACTCCCCCCGGAGCGCCATGACGCGGTGCTGCTCCAGTTACAGCGCATCGCAGAGATGGCGCAGCCGCTGATGGACTATCCGCTGGAGATGCGGGAAGAGATCGCGGGGGTTTATCAATTATGA
- a CDS encoding MurR/RpiR family transcriptional regulator, translated as MTQIDERLRSRYSTLSGQEQRIADFIFTHFDDVIGYNSAELARLSGVSKATVSRLFKRLGYASYRDVREELRTLRQSGMPLAESRDAVQGNTLLARHCKQEMANLAQWINRIDPAQFGAIIDALLRARQVAIVGLRNSYPVALHLRQQLMQVRAQVALLAQPGQTLSEEIADLGPQDVAVIVAFRCRPRVIQPLLAQLQARQVPVVLICEPQANGLFPFATWSLCLPLDSVSAFDSYSAAMSLAGLLSNALLHEMLQQGRQRIHQIADLYTHLDELEQR; from the coding sequence ATGACACAAATTGATGAGCGGCTACGCAGTCGTTACAGCACACTCTCTGGGCAGGAACAGCGCATTGCCGATTTTATCTTTACCCATTTCGACGACGTGATTGGTTATAACAGTGCCGAACTGGCGCGGCTGAGCGGCGTGTCGAAAGCGACCGTCAGTCGCTTGTTCAAGCGGTTGGGGTATGCCAGCTACCGTGATGTGCGTGAAGAGCTAAGAACCTTGCGCCAAAGCGGGATGCCGCTGGCTGAGAGCCGTGATGCGGTTCAGGGCAATACGCTGCTGGCGCGCCACTGTAAACAGGAAATGGCGAATCTGGCGCAATGGATCAACCGTATCGATCCGGCACAGTTTGGTGCCATTATCGATGCGTTGCTGCGGGCCCGACAGGTCGCGATCGTCGGTCTGCGCAATAGCTATCCGGTGGCGCTTCATCTGCGCCAACAATTGATGCAGGTGCGTGCGCAGGTGGCGCTGCTGGCCCAACCGGGGCAGACGCTGTCGGAGGAGATTGCTGACCTGGGACCGCAGGATGTTGCGGTGATCGTGGCGTTTCGCTGCCGTCCGCGCGTTATCCAGCCGCTACTGGCACAGTTGCAGGCGCGTCAGGTGCCCGTGGTACTGATCTGTGAACCGCAGGCCAATGGCTTATTTCCGTTTGCCACCTGGTCACTATGTCTGCCATTGGACAGCGTTTCCGCCTTTGATAGCTATAGCGCGGCCATGAGTCTGGCCGGGTTGCTCAGCAATGCGTTACTGCATGAAATGTTGCAACAGGGCCGTCAACGTATTCATCAAATCGCCGATCTTTATACCCACCTGGATGAATTAGAGCAGCGCTAA
- the mtnC gene encoding acireductone synthase, producing MIKAIVTDIEGTTSDIRFVHNILFPYARARLAETVAQADTQPEIAETLALLREELGQPQAHAFTLLEALNQFMEQDRKSTALKRLQGIIWRNGYLNGDFRGHVYDDVAPQLRRWREQGIVLYVYSSGSVEAQQLLFGYSDAGDLRPLFSGYFDTRVGAKREAGSYHHIAQAIGLPGEQLLFLSDIHQELDAAAEAGWQTCQLIRDEADVESFHRQVVRFDQIDPSQATRAV from the coding sequence ATGATCAAGGCCATCGTGACGGATATTGAAGGCACCACCAGCGATATCCGTTTTGTGCATAACATCCTGTTCCCCTACGCGCGGGCGCGTTTAGCCGAGACCGTCGCGCAGGCTGACACGCAGCCAGAAATCGCCGAAACGCTGGCGTTGTTACGCGAAGAGCTCGGTCAGCCGCAGGCGCACGCGTTCACCTTGCTGGAAGCTCTAAATCAATTTATGGAGCAGGATCGCAAATCAACGGCATTAAAACGTCTGCAAGGCATTATCTGGCGCAATGGCTATCTCAACGGCGATTTCCGTGGCCATGTCTATGACGACGTTGCGCCGCAGTTGCGCAGATGGCGCGAGCAGGGTATCGTGCTCTACGTCTACTCATCGGGGTCGGTGGAAGCACAGCAACTGCTGTTCGGTTACAGCGATGCAGGGGACTTACGTCCGTTGTTCAGTGGTTACTTTGACACCCGCGTTGGGGCCAAGCGCGAAGCGGGCTCATACCACCATATTGCACAGGCAATTGGGCTGCCGGGAGAACAACTGCTGTTTTTGTCTGATATTCATCAAGAGCTGGATGCTGCTGCCGAGGCTGGTTGGCAAACGTGTCAGTTGATCCGTGATGAAGCTGATGTAGAAAGCTTCCATCGTCAGGTGGTACGTTTCGACCAGATTGACCCATCCCAGGCCACTCGCGCCGTTTAA
- a CDS encoding amino acid ABC transporter permease, with product MNFTDWDIVRNLLLAARWTLLLSLTAFFGGALVTLPLLLVRLSQRRWAVRFTHFYAGVFQGTPLLMQLFLAFFGLGLFGIDVSPWTAAALALTLFTSAFLVDIWHGSIVALPKGQWEASRCLGLSFGQTLCRVVAPQAMRIAIAPTVGFSVQVIKGTALASIIGFIELTKAGTMLNNVTYQPFKVFGLVALGYFLMCYPLSYYSRYLEKKFNAAHHH from the coding sequence ATGAACTTTACCGATTGGGATATCGTGCGCAACCTGCTGCTGGCGGCGCGTTGGACACTGCTGCTCTCGCTGACGGCCTTTTTCGGCGGTGCGTTGGTGACATTGCCACTGCTGTTGGTGCGGCTAAGCCAGCGCCGTTGGGCGGTACGTTTTACGCATTTCTATGCCGGTGTGTTTCAGGGAACGCCGCTGTTGATGCAGCTGTTTCTGGCCTTTTTCGGCCTTGGCCTGTTTGGCATTGATGTCAGTCCCTGGACCGCGGCGGCACTGGCACTGACGCTGTTTACCAGCGCATTTCTGGTGGATATCTGGCACGGCAGCATCGTGGCATTGCCAAAAGGGCAGTGGGAAGCGTCGCGCTGTCTCGGGCTGAGCTTTGGTCAAACGCTGTGCCGGGTGGTTGCGCCGCAAGCCATGCGCATCGCGATCGCACCCACGGTGGGGTTTTCGGTGCAGGTGATTAAAGGGACGGCGTTGGCATCGATCATCGGTTTTATCGAACTGACCAAGGCCGGCACCATGCTGAACAACGTCACCTATCAACCTTTCAAGGTCTTTGGCCTGGTCGCACTGGGCTACTTCCTGATGTGTTATCCGCTGTCCTACTACAGCCGCTATCTGGAGAAGAAATTCAATGCCGCTCATCACCATTAA
- a CDS encoding pyridoxal-phosphate-dependent aminotransferase family protein translates to MNNDLYAQINPPHRLLMGPGPINADPRVLRAMACQLIGQYDPAMTEYMNQTMALYRQLFRTENRWTMLVDGTSRAGIEAILLSAIRPGDRVLVPVFGRFGHLLCEIARRCRADVHTIEVPWGEVFTPDKIEYAIQRLRPRALLTVQGDTSTTMLQPLAELGDICRRHDVLFYTDATASFGGNALETDAWGLDAVSAGLQKCLGGPSGSAPITLSPKMEAAIRRRRCVEQGIRTAEHRDGEEEMIYSNYFDLGMVMDYWGPERLNHHTEATSMLFAARECARVMLEEGLDKGIARHALHGEALVAGLEGMGLRIYGDKQHKMNNVTGVVIPEGIQGEQIRHCLLNDFAIEIGTSFGPLQGKIWRIGTMGYNARKDCVMQTLSALEAVLNRHGFRTVQGAALQAAWDRYDASAGVTR, encoded by the coding sequence ATGAATAACGACTTATACGCGCAGATCAATCCGCCTCACCGTTTACTGATGGGACCCGGTCCGATCAATGCGGATCCCCGTGTACTGCGCGCCATGGCATGTCAGTTGATTGGTCAATACGATCCGGCCATGACGGAATACATGAACCAGACCATGGCCCTTTATCGTCAACTGTTCCGCACGGAAAACCGCTGGACCATGCTGGTGGATGGCACCTCGCGCGCGGGTATTGAGGCCATTTTACTCTCGGCGATCCGCCCCGGCGATCGGGTTTTGGTGCCGGTGTTTGGGCGTTTCGGGCATCTGTTATGTGAAATTGCGCGCCGCTGTCGCGCTGACGTTCATACCATCGAAGTGCCCTGGGGGGAAGTCTTTACCCCGGATAAAATTGAATATGCTATCCAACGGTTACGCCCACGTGCCTTGCTGACGGTGCAAGGCGATACCTCCACCACCATGTTGCAGCCGCTGGCCGAACTCGGGGATATCTGCCGTCGCCATGATGTGCTGTTTTATACCGATGCGACCGCCTCGTTCGGTGGTAACGCGCTGGAGACCGACGCCTGGGGATTGGATGCCGTTTCTGCCGGGTTGCAGAAGTGTCTGGGTGGCCCTTCAGGTAGCGCGCCAATCACCCTCAGTCCGAAGATGGAAGCGGCCATACGCCGTCGTCGCTGCGTGGAGCAGGGGATTCGTACGGCGGAACATCGCGACGGTGAAGAGGAGATGATCTACTCCAACTATTTCGATCTCGGCATGGTGATGGACTATTGGGGCCCCGAGCGCCTGAACCACCATACCGAAGCCACCAGCATGCTGTTCGCCGCACGGGAGTGTGCCCGAGTGATGCTCGAAGAGGGATTGGATAAAGGCATCGCGCGTCATGCGCTGCACGGTGAGGCGCTGGTCGCCGGTCTGGAAGGCATGGGGTTGCGCATTTACGGTGACAAGCAACACAAAATGAATAACGTGACCGGTGTGGTTATCCCTGAGGGCATACAGGGTGAGCAAATTCGCCACTGCTTGCTGAATGATTTTGCCATTGAAATCGGCACCTCATTTGGTCCGCTACAGGGGAAAATCTGGCGTATCGGCACCATGGGGTATAACGCCCGCAAAGATTGTGTGATGCAAACCCTGAGCGCGCTGGAAGCGGTGCTCAACCGCCACGGTTTCCGCACGGTGCAGGGCGCGGCATTGCAGGCGGCATGGGATCGTTATGACGCCAGTGCCGGAGTTACGCGATGA
- a CDS encoding pyridoxal phosphate-dependent aminotransferase → MSAALFPESKLPALGTTIFTQMSALAQQHQAINLSQGFPDFSGPDYLQQRLAYHVAQGANQYAPMTGAAPLRSAIGEKTAAQYGWQPDADKEITVTAGATEALFAAIAALVRPGDEVICFDPSYDSYAPAIELAGGVVKRVALQPPLFSVDWAAFRALLSVRTRLVILNTPHNPSATVWRQSDFEHLWQAIANQEIYVLSDEVYEHICFAPEGHASVLRHSELRQRAIAVSSFGKTYHMTGWKVGYCIAPDAISAEIRKVHQYLTFSVNTPAQLAIADMLRHAPEHWQELPEFYRARRDFLVNALSASRFEVLPCEGTYFLLADYSAISDLDDVTFCRWLTEHAGVAAIPLSVFCADPFPHKLIRLCFAKQESTLQAAAERLCRL, encoded by the coding sequence ATGAGTGCCGCACTTTTTCCCGAAAGCAAACTGCCCGCATTGGGCACCACCATCTTTACTCAAATGAGCGCGTTGGCGCAGCAGCATCAGGCGATCAACCTGTCGCAGGGGTTCCCGGATTTCAGCGGACCCGATTACCTGCAACAACGTCTGGCCTATCACGTTGCCCAAGGGGCAAACCAATATGCACCGATGACCGGTGCTGCACCGCTGCGCAGCGCGATCGGCGAAAAAACTGCGGCACAATATGGCTGGCAGCCCGATGCCGACAAGGAAATCACAGTCACGGCTGGGGCCACCGAAGCACTGTTTGCCGCCATCGCTGCGCTGGTACGGCCCGGTGATGAAGTTATCTGTTTTGATCCCAGCTATGACAGCTATGCGCCAGCTATTGAGCTGGCGGGCGGTGTGGTTAAACGCGTAGCGCTACAGCCACCGCTGTTTAGCGTGGACTGGGCGGCGTTTCGCGCGCTGTTAAGCGTCCGTACTCGTCTGGTGATCCTCAACACGCCACACAATCCGTCTGCCACCGTGTGGCGTCAGAGCGATTTCGAGCATTTATGGCAGGCGATAGCCAACCAGGAAATCTACGTGTTGAGCGATGAAGTCTATGAACACATCTGCTTTGCACCGGAAGGACACGCCAGCGTGCTGCGCCACAGCGAACTGCGCCAGCGCGCTATCGCAGTCTCTTCCTTCGGCAAGACCTACCACATGACCGGTTGGAAAGTGGGTTATTGCATTGCGCCTGACGCCATCAGCGCAGAAATTCGCAAGGTACACCAGTACCTCACGTTCTCCGTCAATACGCCGGCACAATTAGCCATTGCCGATATGCTGCGCCATGCACCAGAGCACTGGCAGGAACTGCCGGAATTCTATCGGGCACGCCGTGATTTTCTGGTCAATGCGCTCTCCGCCAGCCGTTTTGAAGTGCTGCCCTGTGAAGGGACCTACTTCCTGCTGGCGGATTACAGTGCCATTTCTGATCTCGATGATGTCACTTTCTGTCGCTGGCTAACGGAACACGCTGGCGTGGCGGCGATTCCGCTCTCGGTTTTCTGCGCCGATCCCTTCCCACACAAATTGATTCGGCTATGCTTTGCTAAACAGGAATCTACCTTGCAAGCAGCAGCGGAGCGCTTATGTCGACTTTAA
- a CDS encoding transporter substrate-binding domain-containing protein, whose amino-acid sequence MGIKKHFIALAGALLLVAQAGNAVADQLQDIEQRGVLRVAVPQDFPPFGSVGTDLQPQGYDIDVARYLAQEMKLKLQLVPVTSANRVPYLQTNKVDLVISSLGKNAEREKVIDFSRAYAPFFLGVFGPQAGTVSDAQQLADKSVGVTRGAVEDMVLSEIAPKAAQIKRYEDNNTTLSAYLSGQVEYIATGNLVVAAIAAQNPAKAPVAKFMLKDSPCYIGIKKGEAALQAKVDTLIAQALADNTLNSLSEKWLKAPLPASLLTE is encoded by the coding sequence ATGGGCATCAAAAAACACTTTATCGCGCTGGCTGGCGCACTGCTGTTAGTCGCACAAGCGGGCAACGCGGTTGCCGATCAGCTTCAGGACATTGAACAGCGTGGTGTGTTACGCGTGGCAGTACCGCAAGACTTCCCGCCGTTTGGATCAGTCGGCACCGATCTGCAACCGCAAGGGTATGACATCGACGTCGCTCGCTATCTGGCACAGGAGATGAAACTAAAGTTGCAATTGGTGCCAGTGACCAGCGCCAACCGTGTGCCTTATCTGCAAACCAATAAAGTGGATCTGGTGATCTCCAGTCTGGGTAAAAACGCTGAACGTGAAAAAGTGATCGATTTCAGCCGCGCTTATGCACCGTTCTTTCTCGGCGTGTTTGGTCCGCAGGCTGGTACGGTGAGCGATGCGCAGCAACTGGCAGACAAAAGCGTCGGCGTAACGCGTGGTGCCGTAGAAGACATGGTGCTGAGTGAAATCGCCCCGAAAGCGGCGCAGATAAAACGCTATGAAGATAACAACACCACGCTGTCGGCGTATCTGTCCGGGCAGGTGGAGTACATCGCTACCGGTAACCTGGTGGTGGCAGCCATTGCGGCGCAAAACCCTGCCAAGGCACCGGTTGCCAAATTTATGCTGAAAGACTCACCGTGCTATATCGGCATCAAGAAAGGGGAAGCGGCGCTGCAAGCTAAGGTGGATACGCTGATTGCCCAGGCGTTGGCGGATAACACCCTGAATTCGCTCTCTGAAAAGTGGCTGAAAGCGCCATTGCCCGCCAGCCTGCTGACTGAATAA
- a CDS encoding 1,2-dihydroxy-3-keto-5-methylthiopentene dioxygenase, whose amino-acid sequence MSALTIFNDNDASQSVWDSRDAEAIQTALAAIGVRFERWQADRTLSVSPSAEEVLAAYQHEIDKLVAEKGYQSWDVISLRADNPQKEALRTKFLSEHTHSEDEVRFFVEGAGLFCLHLNGKIYQILCEKNDLLSVPAGTAHWFDMGAEPHFTAIRLFDNPDGWVAHFTGDAIADAYPKLA is encoded by the coding sequence ATGAGTGCATTAACCATTTTTAACGACAATGACGCCAGCCAATCGGTATGGGACAGCCGCGATGCGGAGGCCATCCAAACGGCGCTTGCCGCGATTGGGGTGCGTTTTGAACGCTGGCAGGCCGATCGTACGCTGAGCGTCTCTCCGTCAGCGGAAGAAGTGCTGGCGGCGTATCAGCATGAGATTGATAAACTGGTGGCAGAGAAGGGCTACCAAAGCTGGGATGTGATCAGTCTGCGTGCCGACAACCCGCAGAAAGAGGCATTGCGCACCAAATTTCTGTCTGAGCATACACACAGCGAAGATGAAGTGCGCTTTTTCGTCGAAGGTGCCGGGCTATTCTGCCTGCACCTGAACGGCAAGATTTACCAGATATTGTGTGAGAAGAACGATCTGCTGTCGGTACCCGCGGGTACCGCACACTGGTTCGATATGGGCGCCGAGCCGCATTTTACCGCAATTCGCCTGTTCGATAATCCCGACGGTTGGGTGGCGCATTTTACCGGTGATGCCATTGCCGATGCTTATCCAAAACTGGCATAG